A DNA window from Mesorhizobium sp. C432A contains the following coding sequences:
- a CDS encoding aminotransferase class III-fold pyridoxal phosphate-dependent enzyme yields MTQSEKNPSEEALVKRRARLLGAKSQLFYDEPVHLVRGEGVWLYDADGRKYLDAYNNVAHVGHCHPHVVEALCRQASLLNTHTRYLHTAILDYVERLTATFNASLATAILTCTGSEANDIALRMAQAASGNMGIIATDATYHGNTTAVSQLSTRMPPIRGRAPHVRLVPAPDSYRHPDAMANGKAFGDAVRQAIASLAQDGIGLSGIILCPLLANEGFPALPTGFFDDALGAVREAGGLVIADEVQPGFGRTGSHFWGHQRAGFVPDIVTMGKPMGNGHPIAAVVTTKEILATFRDAFRYFNTFGGNPVSCAVANAVLDVIEQENLVANAQDVGAYALGLLRPLADRHECIGEVRGAGLFFGAELVHDRDTREPAPDIAEQVANRMRHRGVLMGKTGIHGNVLKIRPPMPFSRDNAEFLIGLLDEVLGQVGGVPA; encoded by the coding sequence ATGACCCAATCTGAGAAGAACCCGAGCGAGGAAGCGCTCGTCAAGCGGCGTGCCCGCCTGCTCGGCGCGAAATCGCAATTGTTCTACGACGAGCCCGTGCACCTGGTGCGCGGCGAAGGCGTCTGGCTCTACGATGCCGACGGCCGCAAGTATCTCGATGCCTACAACAACGTCGCCCATGTCGGCCATTGCCACCCGCATGTGGTCGAGGCCTTGTGCCGTCAGGCAAGCCTGCTCAACACCCACACACGCTATCTGCACACCGCAATTCTCGACTATGTCGAGCGGCTGACGGCGACCTTCAATGCAAGCCTCGCCACCGCAATCCTGACCTGCACCGGCAGCGAGGCCAACGACATCGCGCTGCGCATGGCGCAGGCCGCCTCCGGCAATATGGGCATCATCGCCACCGACGCCACCTATCATGGCAACACGACGGCGGTTTCGCAGCTGAGCACGCGCATGCCTCCGATCCGCGGCCGCGCCCCCCATGTCAGGCTGGTGCCGGCCCCCGACAGCTATCGCCATCCCGATGCGATGGCCAATGGCAAGGCCTTTGGCGACGCCGTGCGTCAAGCGATCGCCTCGCTGGCACAGGATGGCATTGGCCTGTCTGGCATCATCTTGTGTCCGCTGCTCGCCAATGAAGGTTTCCCGGCTCTGCCCACCGGATTTTTCGACGACGCCTTGGGGGCCGTGCGCGAAGCCGGTGGTCTGGTCATCGCCGACGAAGTGCAGCCCGGCTTCGGCCGCACCGGCAGCCATTTCTGGGGCCATCAGCGCGCCGGCTTCGTCCCCGACATCGTCACCATGGGCAAGCCGATGGGCAATGGCCATCCGATCGCGGCCGTGGTCACCACCAAGGAGATACTGGCGACCTTCCGCGACGCTTTCCGCTACTTCAACACCTTTGGCGGCAACCCGGTCTCCTGCGCAGTCGCCAATGCCGTCCTCGACGTCATCGAACAGGAAAACCTTGTCGCCAACGCGCAAGACGTCGGCGCCTATGCGCTTGGCCTGCTGCGCCCGCTGGCCGATCGGCATGAGTGCATCGGCGAGGTCAGGGGGGCCGGACTGTTCTTCGGCGCCGAGCTGGTCCACGACCGCGACACGCGCGAACCGGCGCCCGACATTGCCGAGCAGGTCGCCAATCGCATGCGCCATCGCGGCGTGCTGATGGGCAAGACCGGCATCCACGGCAATGTGCTCAAGATCCGCCCGCCCATGCCGTTCTCGCGCGACAATGCCGAGTTCCTGATCGGCCTGCTGGACGAGGTGCTGGGCCAAGTCGGCGGAGTGCCGGCGTGA
- a CDS encoding HAD-IA family hydrolase, translated as MSAVPAQALVLDFGGVVTRTLFETHALTEQALGLAPGTLQWHGPFDPDSDPLWRSMQANDISERDYWRTRTSEVGRLVGEDWEAMETFVQRARGAEPEKIVRPEAVRAIRTVHAAGFRLAILSNELDLFYGAGFRQRLPLLELFDTIVDATYTRILKPDPRAYALVTEALGLPARACVFVDDQQRNVDGGRAVGMRTVHFDVARPALSYAEALGHFDLIS; from the coding sequence GTGAGCGCTGTTCCTGCCCAGGCGCTCGTCCTCGATTTCGGCGGCGTCGTCACCCGGACCCTTTTCGAGACCCATGCCTTGACCGAACAGGCGCTCGGCCTCGCGCCGGGAACGCTGCAATGGCACGGGCCGTTCGACCCGGATTCAGATCCGCTGTGGCGCTCCATGCAGGCCAACGACATCAGCGAGCGCGATTATTGGCGCACCCGCACCAGCGAAGTCGGCCGGCTCGTCGGCGAGGACTGGGAGGCAATGGAGACATTCGTCCAGCGCGCACGCGGAGCCGAGCCGGAAAAGATCGTGCGGCCCGAAGCCGTCCGCGCCATCCGGACCGTGCATGCGGCGGGATTTCGCCTGGCGATCCTGTCCAACGAGCTAGATCTGTTCTATGGCGCCGGCTTCCGTCAGCGGCTGCCGCTGCTCGAGCTGTTCGACACCATCGTCGACGCCACCTATACCCGCATCCTCAAGCCCGATCCGCGCGCCTATGCCTTGGTGACCGAGGCGCTTGGCCTGCCTGCCCGCGCCTGTGTGTTCGTTGACGACCAGCAGCGCAATGTCGATGGCGGCCGTGCCGTCGGCATGCGCACCGTTCATTTCGACGTCGCGCGGCCGGCACTTTCCTATGCCGAGGCCCTCGGCCATTTCGACCTCATCTCCTGA
- a CDS encoding flavin reductase, with translation MATQISKADFRDAMARVCAPVNIVTTDGPAGRGGFTATAMCSVSDEPPTLLVCMNGRSTQAAMFLANRRFCVNVLTHDHMHLAGKFAGATRDMEARYSAARWQTLTSGTPALSDAIVNFDCEIEDVHIVGTHNVMIGRVIDVRHGSGGSALLYVDRNYTQPTRLGSFGG, from the coding sequence ATGGCCACGCAGATTTCGAAGGCCGATTTCCGCGACGCCATGGCAAGGGTCTGCGCGCCGGTCAACATCGTCACGACAGATGGCCCGGCCGGGCGCGGCGGCTTCACCGCCACCGCCATGTGCAGTGTGTCGGACGAACCTCCGACACTGCTGGTGTGCATGAACGGCCGCTCGACGCAGGCGGCCATGTTTCTCGCCAACCGGCGCTTCTGCGTCAACGTGCTGACGCATGACCATATGCACCTGGCCGGCAAGTTCGCCGGCGCGACCAGGGACATGGAGGCACGCTATTCGGCGGCGCGCTGGCAAACGCTGACCTCGGGGACGCCAGCGCTGTCCGATGCGATCGTCAATTTCGATTGCGAGATCGAGGATGTGCACATCGTCGGCACGCATAATGTCATGATCGGCCGCGTTATCGACGTCAGGCACGGCAGCGGCGGCTCGGCCTTGCTCTATGTCGACCGCAATTACACGCAGCCGACGCGGCTTGGCAGCTTTGGCGGCTGA
- the hpaH gene encoding 2-oxo-hept-4-ene-1,7-dioate hydratase, with product MVTPEQVEDAAARLFEAERSRRQIRLLSLDFPDATMEDAYRVQAALVKRKTDAGLTPKGWKIGLTSKAMQYALAIDTPDSGVLFDDMFFNDGATIPVGRFIQPRVEAEIAFVMKAPLRGPGVTIFDVLNATDYITPALEILDTRIERVNAETKKARTFFDTISDNAANAGIVIGGRPQRPDEADMRWIGAIVSRNAEVEETGLGAGVLNHPAMGIAWLADRLARYGMSIAAGEVVLSGSFVRPVEARPGDTIVADFGSSGTVSIHFAKS from the coding sequence ATCGTGACCCCCGAGCAAGTTGAAGATGCCGCGGCAAGGCTGTTCGAAGCCGAGCGTTCGCGCCGCCAGATCCGTCTGCTCAGCCTCGATTTTCCCGACGCGACGATGGAGGATGCCTATCGCGTCCAGGCAGCGCTGGTGAAACGCAAGACCGATGCCGGGCTGACCCCGAAGGGCTGGAAGATCGGCCTGACATCGAAGGCGATGCAATATGCGCTCGCCATCGACACGCCGGATTCGGGCGTGCTGTTCGACGACATGTTCTTCAACGACGGCGCGACGATACCCGTCGGCCGCTTCATCCAGCCGCGCGTCGAGGCCGAGATAGCCTTCGTCATGAAGGCGCCGCTGAGGGGCCCAGGCGTGACCATCTTCGACGTGCTCAACGCCACCGATTATATCACGCCGGCGCTCGAAATCCTCGACACGCGCATCGAACGCGTCAATGCCGAGACAAAGAAGGCGCGCACTTTCTTCGATACGATTTCCGACAACGCCGCCAATGCCGGCATTGTCATCGGCGGTCGGCCGCAACGACCCGATGAAGCCGATATGCGCTGGATCGGCGCCATCGTCTCGCGCAATGCGGAGGTCGAGGAGACCGGGCTTGGCGCCGGCGTGCTCAACCATCCGGCGATGGGCATTGCCTGGCTGGCGGACAGGCTCGCCCGCTACGGCATGTCCATCGCGGCCGGCGAGGTGGTGCTGTCCGGATCGTTTGTGCGCCCGGTCGAGGCGCGGCCCGGCGATACCATCGTCGCCGACTTCGGCAGCTCGGGAACGGTCAGCATCCATTTCGCCAAGAGCTGA
- a CDS encoding aminotransferase class III-fold pyridoxal phosphate-dependent enzyme, which translates to MRDINFLTEKNAKPIWHPMAHPAEMRANPPKVIMKGEGVMVTDIDGNTVLDAVGGLWNVNLGYSCDPIKKAIADQLSALPYYSGFRGTSTGPSIELAYELSEWFEPEGMVRTFFTSGGSDSVETALRLARQYWKIRGQGDRTKFLALKKGYHGTHFGGASVNGNANFRRNYEPLMPGVFHIPAPWTFRNPFDETDPARLAKLCAKALEDEIAFQGGDTIAAFIMEPVLGAGGVIVPHDSFMPLVREICDRHEILLIADEVVTGFGRTGAWSGSRLSGVKPDFMTIAKAITSGYFPLGATLIGAKVADVFEADKTSFGAIGHGYTYSGHPVGCAAGLAALAETKRLRLDENAAARGIELAATLEGLKAKHAIVGDIRYKGLMAALELVSDRTTKKPVDKKTMAVVSEATYDAGVMLRVSGNNIILSPPLIIGAADVAKIGEAIDAGLSRA; encoded by the coding sequence ATGCGCGACATCAATTTCCTCACCGAGAAAAACGCCAAGCCGATCTGGCATCCGATGGCACACCCGGCCGAGATGCGGGCCAACCCGCCAAAGGTGATCATGAAAGGCGAAGGCGTGATGGTCACCGACATCGACGGCAACACCGTGCTCGATGCGGTTGGCGGACTGTGGAACGTCAATCTCGGCTACTCCTGCGACCCGATCAAGAAGGCCATCGCCGACCAGCTCAGCGCCCTGCCCTACTATTCCGGGTTTCGCGGCACGTCGACCGGCCCGTCGATCGAGCTCGCTTACGAACTCAGCGAATGGTTCGAACCGGAAGGCATGGTGCGGACCTTCTTCACCTCGGGCGGCTCGGATTCGGTCGAAACCGCACTGCGGCTCGCCCGCCAATACTGGAAGATCCGCGGCCAGGGCGACCGGACAAAATTCCTCGCGCTGAAGAAGGGCTATCACGGCACCCATTTCGGTGGCGCGTCAGTCAACGGCAACGCCAATTTCCGCCGCAACTATGAGCCGCTTATGCCCGGCGTCTTCCACATTCCCGCACCCTGGACCTTCCGCAATCCGTTCGATGAGACCGATCCGGCGCGGCTGGCCAAACTGTGCGCCAAAGCGCTGGAGGATGAGATCGCCTTCCAGGGCGGCGACACCATTGCCGCCTTCATCATGGAGCCGGTTCTCGGCGCCGGCGGCGTCATCGTTCCGCATGACAGCTTCATGCCGCTGGTCCGCGAGATATGCGACCGCCACGAAATCCTGCTGATCGCCGACGAGGTGGTCACGGGGTTCGGTCGCACCGGCGCCTGGTCGGGTTCGCGGCTATCCGGCGTGAAGCCGGATTTCATGACCATCGCCAAGGCGATCACCTCGGGCTATTTCCCGCTCGGCGCCACCTTGATCGGCGCCAAGGTCGCCGACGTCTTCGAGGCCGACAAGACCAGCTTCGGGGCGATCGGTCATGGCTATACCTATTCCGGCCATCCTGTCGGCTGCGCGGCAGGGCTGGCTGCACTTGCCGAGACCAAGCGGCTTCGCCTGGACGAGAACGCAGCCGCGCGCGGCATCGAGCTCGCGGCGACGCTGGAGGGGCTAAAAGCCAAGCACGCGATCGTCGGCGACATCAGGTACAAGGGCCTGATGGCTGCGCTAGAGCTGGTCTCCGATCGCACGACGAAAAAGCCGGTGGACAAGAAGACCATGGCCGTGGTTTCGGAAGCCACTTATGACGCCGGCGTCATGCTGCGCGTGTCCGGCAACAACATCATCCTGTCGCCGCCGCTGATCATCGGCGCCGCCGACGTGGCAAAGATCGGCGAGGCCATCGATGCAGGTCTGTCGAGGGCCTGA
- a CDS encoding 5-carboxymethyl-2-hydroxymuconate Delta-isomerase: MPHFSIEYSANLDAKVDMSELCALVLRTVLGTGLFETGAVRVRAFRAEAYAIADSLPENAFLDMSFRIGTGRSAENKRRTGEAVFSAVSEYLAPLFETPHFALSLEIREIDPVLSWKKNAIHPRLRGK, encoded by the coding sequence GTGCCTCACTTTTCCATCGAGTATTCGGCCAACCTCGATGCCAAGGTCGACATGAGCGAATTGTGCGCGCTGGTGTTGCGCACCGTGCTCGGCACCGGGCTGTTTGAAACCGGCGCGGTGCGGGTGCGGGCCTTCCGCGCGGAGGCCTATGCGATCGCCGACAGCTTACCGGAAAACGCCTTTCTCGACATGTCGTTTCGCATTGGAACCGGCCGCAGTGCCGAGAACAAGAGACGAACCGGGGAGGCGGTCTTCTCCGCCGTGAGCGAATACCTCGCCCCCCTGTTCGAGACCCCGCATTTCGCTCTTTCCCTGGAGATCAGGGAAATCGATCCGGTCCTGAGCTGGAAGAAAAATGCAATCCACCCGCGACTGCGCGGCAAGTGA
- a CDS encoding phosphotransferase codes for MNSVSTQSQPETAADVTELARRALEHWGVRNSEPELLKHRENAVFRVRLPDGQPAAMRIHRLGYHTDAALRSELQWMGFLQSAGVATPSCVATQAGDPFVLVRTATSAQPRQADCLSWLEGRAVGARGVPLAYTADQSIQIFTAIGRTIAHMHNVTASWTPPAGFVRHAWDFDGFFGANPVWGRFETSPLLDGPRRALVLQARDKAVKALSEHERSARNFGIIHADLVRENVLIHDSAVRIIDFDDCGHGWHMYDLAVALYQNREEAIYPLIETALLDGYQQERALIPQDIAALPLFAALRAFAFLGWVQSRVEGDITRDVGLRMSTIAADVVIDYLRGEQPN; via the coding sequence GTGAATTCTGTTTCCACCCAATCCCAGCCCGAAACGGCAGCCGATGTCACGGAGCTCGCCAGGCGTGCGCTCGAACATTGGGGCGTCCGCAACTCTGAGCCGGAACTTCTGAAGCACCGCGAGAACGCCGTCTTCCGCGTGCGGCTGCCGGATGGCCAGCCGGCAGCCATGCGCATCCACCGGCTCGGCTACCACACGGACGCCGCGCTGCGTTCGGAACTGCAATGGATGGGCTTCCTGCAATCCGCCGGCGTCGCCACGCCGTCTTGCGTCGCAACACAGGCCGGCGATCCGTTCGTGCTTGTCAGAACGGCCACCTCGGCGCAGCCCCGGCAGGCCGATTGCCTGAGCTGGCTGGAGGGCCGCGCCGTGGGCGCACGCGGCGTGCCACTGGCCTACACGGCCGACCAGTCGATCCAGATCTTCACGGCGATCGGGCGGACCATCGCCCATATGCACAATGTCACTGCCTCGTGGACGCCGCCCGCGGGCTTCGTCCGCCATGCCTGGGACTTCGACGGCTTCTTCGGTGCGAACCCGGTCTGGGGCCGGTTCGAGACCTCGCCCCTTCTCGATGGTCCTCGCCGCGCGCTGGTCTTGCAGGCGCGCGACAAGGCAGTGAAGGCGCTGTCGGAACATGAGCGCAGCGCGCGCAATTTCGGCATCATCCACGCCGATCTGGTGCGCGAAAATGTGCTCATCCATGACAGCGCGGTGCGCATCATCGATTTCGACGATTGCGGCCATGGCTGGCACATGTACGACCTTGCCGTCGCCCTCTATCAGAACCGCGAGGAGGCGATCTACCCGCTGATCGAAACCGCTTTGCTTGACGGCTACCAGCAAGAGCGTGCGCTGATCCCGCAGGACATCGCCGCATTGCCTCTATTCGCCGCGTTGCGTGCCTTCGCCTTTCTTGGCTGGGTGCAAAGCCGCGTCGAAGGCGACATCACCAGGGATGTCGGCTTGCGGATGTCGACCATCGCAGCCGATGTGGTGATTGACTACCTGCGCGGCGAACAGCCCAACTGA
- the hpaD gene encoding 3,4-dihydroxyphenylacetate 2,3-dioxygenase produces MPLPKPNLYPAFNIVRLSHVELAATDLAKSRAFYVDTLGLQVTDETSDAIYLRALEERGHHCIVLKRAGSAEARDLGFKVFSDEDLDKAEHFFKAKGLPVEWVERPYQSRTFRTRDPHGIPLEFFAQMERLPPIHQKYALYKGVKPLRIDHFNCFSPNVDESVAFYNELGFRVTEYTEDASSGKLWAAWTHRKGGVHDIAFTNGVGPRLHHVAFWVPTPLNIIDLLDLMATTGYLANIERGPGRHGISNAFFLYVRDPDNHRIEIYCSDYQTVDPDLEPIKWDLKDPQRQTLWGAPAPKSWFEEGSTFAGAAARQPDLTASPIIAP; encoded by the coding sequence ATGCCACTGCCCAAACCAAACCTCTATCCCGCCTTCAACATCGTGCGCCTCAGCCATGTCGAACTGGCGGCCACCGACCTTGCGAAATCCCGCGCCTTCTATGTCGACACGCTCGGCCTGCAGGTTACCGACGAGACATCGGACGCCATCTATCTAAGGGCCCTGGAAGAGCGCGGACACCACTGCATCGTGCTGAAGAGGGCCGGCAGCGCCGAAGCACGCGATCTCGGCTTCAAGGTTTTCTCGGATGAGGATCTCGACAAGGCCGAGCACTTCTTCAAGGCAAAAGGCCTGCCGGTCGAGTGGGTCGAGCGACCGTACCAGTCGCGCACCTTCCGCACCCGCGACCCGCACGGCATTCCGCTCGAGTTCTTTGCCCAAATGGAAAGGCTGCCGCCGATTCATCAGAAATATGCGCTCTACAAGGGCGTGAAGCCGCTGCGCATCGACCACTTCAACTGCTTCTCGCCCAATGTCGACGAGTCCGTCGCCTTCTACAACGAGCTTGGCTTCCGCGTCACCGAATACACCGAGGATGCCAGTAGCGGAAAGCTGTGGGCGGCCTGGACGCACCGCAAGGGCGGCGTCCACGACATCGCCTTCACCAACGGTGTGGGTCCGCGCCTGCATCACGTCGCCTTCTGGGTGCCGACACCGCTCAACATCATCGACCTGCTCGATCTGATGGCGACGACGGGTTACCTCGCAAATATCGAGCGCGGCCCCGGCCGGCATGGCATTTCCAACGCCTTCTTCCTCTATGTCAGAGACCCGGACAATCACCGCATCGAGATCTACTGCTCGGACTACCAGACGGTCGATCCGGATCTGGAGCCGATCAAGTGGGACCTCAAGGACCCGCAGCGCCAGACGCTGTGGGGCGCGCCGGCGCCGAAAAGCTGGTTCGAGGAGGGCAGCACCTTTGCCGGCGCGGCCGCACGCCAACCGGATTTGACGGCGTCGCCGATCATCGCACCGTGA
- a CDS encoding fumarylacetoacetate hydrolase family protein, producing the protein MTAPGRLATFTVGGKTRYGVVTDKGVVDLSARHSQWPTLREVIEAGVLRRLAEEAEAYAVDFPVGAIAYEIPLPSPEKIICVGVNYPDRNEEYKDGQAAPSNPSLFIRFPRSFVGHDAPLVRPPESPQLDYEGEIVIVIGKGGRRIAERDALDHIAALSLCNEGTIRDWVRHAKFNVTQGKNFDRTGSLGPWLVPFTDEAQIADIALTTRVNGELRQQDRTSRMIFSFRKIIAYVSTFTTLVPGDIIVTGTPTGAGARFDPPIWLKPGDVIEVEADGIGVLRNGVVDEAAS; encoded by the coding sequence ATGACTGCACCTGGGCGGCTCGCCACCTTCACCGTCGGCGGCAAGACGCGCTATGGCGTGGTCACAGATAAGGGCGTCGTCGACCTGTCGGCGCGGCACAGCCAGTGGCCGACGCTGCGCGAAGTGATCGAGGCCGGCGTGCTACGGCGGCTGGCGGAAGAGGCCGAAGCCTACGCCGTCGATTTTCCAGTCGGCGCCATCGCTTATGAAATCCCTCTGCCGTCGCCGGAAAAGATCATCTGCGTCGGCGTCAACTACCCGGACCGCAACGAAGAGTACAAGGACGGCCAGGCCGCGCCTTCCAACCCGTCGCTGTTCATCCGCTTCCCCCGCTCCTTCGTCGGCCACGACGCGCCGCTGGTGCGGCCGCCGGAATCGCCGCAGCTGGACTATGAGGGCGAGATCGTCATCGTCATCGGCAAGGGTGGACGACGCATCGCCGAGAGGGATGCGCTTGACCATATCGCGGCACTATCCCTGTGCAACGAAGGCACCATTCGCGATTGGGTACGGCACGCCAAGTTCAACGTCACGCAGGGCAAGAATTTCGACCGCACCGGCTCGCTCGGTCCGTGGCTGGTGCCGTTCACCGACGAGGCGCAGATTGCCGACATCGCGCTGACCACCCGCGTCAATGGCGAATTGCGCCAGCAGGACCGCACCAGCCGGATGATCTTCTCGTTCCGCAAGATCATCGCCTATGTCTCCACCTTCACCACGCTGGTGCCAGGCGATATCATCGTCACCGGTACGCCGACCGGCGCCGGCGCCCGCTTCGACCCGCCGATCTGGCTGAAGCCGGGCGACGTGATCGAAGTCGAAGCCGACGGCATCGGCGTGCTCCGCAACGGGGTCGTCGACGAGGCAGCATCGTGA
- the hpaE gene encoding 5-carboxymethyl-2-hydroxymuconate semialdehyde dehydrogenase: MSDLEGNLKKAEAYLARFKRDGVLNQIGGEAVPAVDGSTFEAMSPVDLKPLAKVARGSAADIDRAAKAAKAAFPAWAAMPGDGRKKLLHKIADAIEARAEEIAFVECMDTGQALKFMAKAALRGAENFRFFADRAPEARDGETLRTTGQVNITTRVPIGPVGIITPWNTPFMLSTWKIAPALAAGCTVVHKPAEFSPLTARLLVEIAKEAGLPKGVWNLVNGLGEHAGKALTEHPDIKAIGFVGESRTGSMIMKQGADTLKRVHFELGGKNPVIVFADADLERAADAAVFMIYSLNGERCTSSSRLLVEASVYDTFTDLVAEKAKRIKVGHPLDPKTVVGPLIHPVHEEKVLSYIEIGKSEGAVVAAGGGKFAGPGGGCYVSPTLFTGATNRMRIAQEEIFGPVLTAISFKDEAEALALANDTQYGLTGYLWTSDVTRAFRFTDALDAGMIWVNSENVRHLPTPFGGVKNSGIGRDGGDHSFDFYMETKNIAFATSAHTIQKLGG; the protein is encoded by the coding sequence ATGTCCGACCTCGAAGGCAATCTGAAAAAGGCCGAGGCCTATCTGGCCCGTTTCAAGCGCGACGGCGTGCTGAACCAGATCGGCGGCGAAGCGGTGCCGGCGGTGGATGGCTCGACCTTCGAGGCCATGTCGCCGGTCGATCTCAAGCCGCTGGCCAAGGTCGCGCGTGGCAGCGCCGCCGATATCGACCGCGCCGCCAAGGCGGCAAAGGCGGCGTTCCCGGCCTGGGCCGCCATGCCGGGCGACGGGCGCAAGAAGCTGCTGCACAAGATAGCCGATGCGATCGAAGCGCGCGCCGAGGAGATCGCCTTCGTCGAGTGCATGGACACCGGCCAGGCGCTGAAATTCATGGCCAAGGCCGCGCTGCGCGGCGCCGAGAATTTCCGCTTCTTCGCCGACCGCGCGCCGGAAGCGCGCGACGGCGAGACGCTGCGCACGACAGGCCAGGTCAACATCACCACGCGCGTGCCGATCGGCCCGGTCGGCATCATCACGCCGTGGAACACGCCGTTCATGCTGTCGACATGGAAGATCGCGCCGGCGCTGGCGGCAGGCTGCACCGTCGTCCACAAGCCGGCCGAATTTTCGCCGCTGACCGCTCGCCTGCTGGTCGAGATCGCGAAGGAGGCCGGCCTGCCGAAAGGCGTGTGGAACCTGGTCAACGGCCTCGGCGAGCACGCCGGCAAGGCGCTGACCGAGCACCCTGACATCAAGGCGATCGGTTTTGTCGGTGAGAGCCGCACCGGCTCGATGATCATGAAACAAGGCGCCGATACGCTGAAGCGCGTGCATTTCGAACTGGGCGGGAAGAACCCGGTGATCGTCTTCGCCGACGCCGATCTCGAACGTGCGGCGGATGCGGCCGTGTTCATGATCTACTCGCTCAACGGCGAACGCTGCACCTCATCGTCGCGGCTGCTGGTCGAAGCCTCGGTCTACGACACATTCACGGATCTGGTTGCGGAGAAGGCAAAGCGCATCAAGGTTGGCCATCCGCTCGATCCCAAAACGGTGGTTGGTCCGCTGATCCATCCGGTGCACGAGGAAAAGGTGCTTTCCTATATCGAGATCGGCAAATCGGAAGGCGCGGTGGTAGCCGCCGGCGGCGGCAAGTTCGCCGGTCCGGGCGGTGGCTGCTATGTCAGCCCGACGCTGTTTACCGGCGCCACCAACAGGATGCGCATTGCCCAGGAAGAGATTTTCGGGCCGGTGCTGACCGCCATTTCCTTCAAGGACGAGGCCGAAGCGCTGGCGCTGGCCAACGACACCCAATACGGCCTGACCGGCTATCTCTGGACGTCGGATGTTACCCGCGCCTTCCGCTTCACCGATGCGCTGGACGCCGGCATGATCTGGGTCAATTCGGAGAATGTGCGGCATTTGCCGACGCCGTTCGGCGGCGTCAAGAATTCCGGCATCGGCCGCGACGGCGGCGACCATTCCTTCGATTTCTACATGGAGACGAAGAACATCGCCTTCGCCACTTCAGCGCACACGATCCAGAAACTCGGCGGCTGA
- the hpaR gene encoding homoprotocatechuate degradation operon regulator HpaR, whose product MALLHAREVVMARFRPMLAAHDVTEQQWRVLRVLSEAGPVEATELADRASVLPPSLTRIIKTLEGRKFITRNKAEGDGRRVVLTIAPAGSALIDALSPERLVIYRDIEQRFGHERLEQLLDLLESLIAGES is encoded by the coding sequence ATGGCGCTGCTCCATGCCCGCGAAGTGGTGATGGCGCGGTTTCGTCCAATGCTGGCGGCGCATGATGTGACCGAACAGCAATGGCGCGTGCTGCGCGTTCTGAGCGAGGCCGGCCCTGTCGAGGCGACGGAACTTGCCGATCGCGCTTCGGTGCTGCCGCCCAGCCTGACACGCATCATCAAGACGCTCGAGGGCCGAAAATTCATCACCCGCAACAAGGCGGAAGGCGATGGCCGCCGTGTCGTGCTGACGATCGCCCCGGCGGGTTCCGCCCTGATCGATGCCTTGTCGCCGGAACGCCTCGTCATCTACCGCGACATCGAACAGCGCTTCGGACATGAGAGGCTCGAGCAATTGCTCGATCTGCTGGAGAGCCTGATCGCCGGCGAGAGCTGA